The window AACGCCTGTCTCCATGCCCAAATCATGTGACGGCTGCGGCAATCATGACTTCAATGTGGTGTAAATATTGGtgattatttactatttttgggttacaatgattactttggtgttatttgctttaatagaatagcaagatgtaacaaatttggttataattttacattaaaatggatttttaattttagtgatcatttactacatatttttggcagtaagaatgttttttttgacgttacattttactatgtaaacatatacatagtaaaatgtaacgtcataaaaaaacattcttactgcgaaaaataatgatcagttaaataccagacaaataaaattctgcagcctcctctctattggtatgtaaattgtatgccatgcaatattttgggacatgtaagttatgcttaatgatacattttactaaataatatttggtaaaatggaacttgtccaagtaattatttgctaaacaataacttgccaaaaaagactattgctaactgaaaatttgcgataagttattttgccaaacatttttttgggaaatgataatttcaTCAGTATATGTGGGTAGATTGAAATGTAGGGTAGGTTGATCGgcatgcaacaaaaataataaatcagtCTATAATCAGCTCAGGTGGTTTCATTGTACGTTTCCCAATACTTTACATGGCGCAGCCGGAAAAAAGACTTATTTatcattgtaaaataataaaaaagtgtGAAACTCTGTGCGGACAGTAATGTGTGTCGTtattaataaataggtatttatcgTGAGAGTGAGAATTGTTTATCGCCACTATGGAGTCAGTGCTGCATCCgccattaccgttcaaattcgaGAACAATTTAGTGAACGTTACATCGGGAAATTTATGCAAAGAATGGGAGAAATGGAAAAAGGCCTTTCTAATTTATTACGAAGCTTGTGAAATAGCGAAAAAACCACAGAAGGTCCAGATTAACATTTTGCTGCATGTAATAGGTGATAAGTGCCGCGAGGTATATGACCAGTTTACCGAAGAATCAAAAACAGTAGATGAGTTGTTAAAGAAGTTTGACGGATTTTTCGAACCCAAAAAGAACCTCGCCGTAGAAAGGCATAAATTCTTCACACGGAACCAGCAGGAGTTTGAATCGATTGAACAGTATGTCTTTGAATTAAATGTGATGGCAGCAAAGTGTGACTTTAAAGATCTGTGCAGTGACCTTGTGAGGGATCGGTTAATATGTGGTATTCAGGAAACAACCTTGCGGGAACGACTTCTACGAGAAAGTGACTTGACGCTGCAAAAAGCTATAGAAATATGTAGGCTAGCCGAAATATCCCGTGCTCAAGCTGGTCATATTAAGCAGGAGAATGTGGAACATCATGTgcatgaaattaaaaataagcaAACAATCGCGACAGAATGTCAAGGTCAACCGAGTTGTTGTTATAGACAAGAACGTGAGGAGACAGAGGATAAGGCGGTAAATGCGGTCAGCGCTAACGGGCGCGGGCGCCGCCGTGGATCGTGGCGAGGCGGGCGCCCCGGACAGGCACATCACGCAGCTCCCGGGCACGACAACCAGCCAGCGGCGCGCGGCAGGTGGCAGCGGTCGTCACAACCCAAGAGGACTGGCGGCCATAGCTGTTCAAGATGTGGGTCTACACATAGAAGATTTCAGTGTCCGGCATATGGTCAGCTGTGTGACAGGTGCCATGGACGCAATCACTACTCGAGAATGTGTCGCGTGTACGAAATAAGAGGGGAATCCACCGATgaggtaaataataaacataattatgatgatgaatggTCTGTCACTTTATCCATTAATAATAAGAATATAACGTTTGAACTGGACACGGGAGCTGAGGTAAATGTTTTGCCAGAGAGGTACTTAAAATTATTAGGAATAGATAGGCAGTCCCTTAGTACAACCGGGGTAAAAATATATGGTTATTCACGAGACTTGATACCAATTGCGGGTAAATGTAATCTAAAAGTGATGCATAAAACTAATCCTTACATTTTGGAGTTTATTATAGCAGATGTTCCGTCGAGTCCAATAATTGGTAGATTTTCTTGTAGAGAAATGTGCTTAGTACGAAGGGTCCATGAGCTGTCTGTAGGTAGGTCAAATAATGCCAAGTCTGTATTAGATGAGTACTCCGACGTTTTTGAAGGTATGGGTTGTCTACCGGGagaatacaaaatacaattacaaGACCATGCCCAACCGGTAATTCATGCCCCTAGGAAATTACCAATTGTGTTAGTAGAACaggttaaaaataaattaagagaAATGCAGGATCAAGGCATCATCGCAAAAGTTGAAGGACCCACCGACTGGGTAAATAGCATGACTGTTGTCAAAAAACCCAACGGAGACCTGCGAATATGCCTTGACCCGAAGgatttaaataaagtaattaaaCGAGAGCATTTTAAATTGCCTACTCTAGATGAAATCACTTCAAGTCTAGCGGGGGCAAAGTACTTTAGCACTCTTGATGCTAAGCAGGGTTTTTGGCAAGTTAAGTTAAACCAAGCTAGTAGTGACCTTTGCACCTTCAATTCCCCCTTTGGTAGGTACAAATTCCTACGCATGCCGTATGGAATTTCCTCCGCGTCTGAAatcttccatagaaaattatatGAACATTTTGACGACATAGAAGGAGTAAAATTATTCATAGATGATCTATTGATTTATGCCGATACTAAAGAATTACATGATATTAGACTAAGGAAAGTGTTACAAAGATGCAGGGAgataaatataaaactaaacaaagAAAAGTGCAAGATAGGCTTATCGGAGATAAAATACTTGGGTCATAAGATTACGCAACACGGGGTGAGTCCCGATGACTCACGCACTAGTGCTATAATGAACATGCCTACTCCTTCAAGTGTCAAAGACTTGGAGAGATTTCTTGGATtaattacatacatatgtagGCAACTTTATACCTAACCTCTCTGAAAAAACTCATATATTACGCGAGTTATTAAAGAAAGACGTACACTGGCACTGGGAATCGCGGCACGATAGTTGttttaattctttaaaaaaatgcttGTGTAGTCCTCCAGTGCtgcaatattatgatgttaAAAAACCGGTGACGATTTCAGTAGACGCGAGTAAAAATGGATTAGGTGGATGCTTACTTCAAAATGGTTTACCTGTTTGTTATGTATCTAAATCTCTGACAAAAACAGAACAAGCCTATGCACAGATCGAAAAGGAATTATACGCCTGTGTTTTCGCTTGTGAAaggttttatacatacatatatggtaAAAATGATGTTACGATCGAAACTGATCACAAACCACTAGTCAGCATAATTAAAAAACCGTTAGTTAATACTCCTGCTCGATTACAAAGGATGCTGCTAAGATTACAGCCGTACACATTCAATTTAGTATACAAGCCTGGTAGATACTTATATATAGCTGACGCGTTATCTCGTGCGGTGCAAGTAGGCGCGGGAGTCGATGAAAACACACGGGCGAGCGACCTCGACGTGCGCGCGCAAGTTTGCGCGATTTCGGCAAGCAACCCTCTCACTGATACACacttcttacaaatacaaaaatgCACGCAAGATGACACTGAATTAAAAGAGCtgactaaaattataaaaagagGATGGCCAGATCAGAAAAAAGATGTTAGTGATATATTAAAACCCTACTATGCATATCAAAACGAATTATCAGTTGCTTATGGCATTGTTTGGAGGGGAGATCGTGTTGTCATACCTAAATGCATGCGATCAGAAATGATTAAACGCGCACATAGTAGCCACTTAGGGATAGAAAAATGTAAACTGAGAGCGCGCGAGATTATGTTTTGGCCCCATATGAACTCACAGCTGCAAGATTACCTTTCACATTGTCAAGCTTGTTTGACATTTAGAAAACAAAACGTCAAGCAAACTTTAATGCAACATGAACCTCCAAAAAGAGCTTGGTTAAAATTAGGTATagatatatttcattttaatgggAAATCTTATCTAATAGTAATTGACTACTATAGTAAATTTGTAGAAGTAGTCAAGGTCAAATCCCTTTGTTCTAGGGAggtaattaaaaagttaaaagaaATATTTAGGCGTCAAGGCATACCGGAAGTGATAGTTTCAGATAATGGGCCTGAATTTGCTTCATCTGAATTTAAAAGTTTTTCTAAAGAGTGGTTCTTCCAACATGTGACCTCCTCCCCCCACTACCCCCAGTCTAATGGTCAGGTCGAGCGAGCAGTCCAAATCATAAAAAAGATGTTAAAGAAAACCACATTCAATAAATCAGATTTTAACATAGCTTTTTTAGAATATTTAAATACTCCACTTGACAATGATTTACCTTCACCCGCTGAACTCTTGAATAACAGGAAACTGCGTAGTTTTTTACCATGCTCTCCAACATTACTAGCTCCCAAAATCCCGCGAAATGTCGAATTTTATCTAAAATCGCGTCAAAGTAAACAAAAGCGTTATTACGATAAAGGAGCCAAGCACCTGCGAGAACTCCAAGTAGGCGAAAAGGTTAAGGTAAGAATAAACAATGAATGGCAAAACGGAACTGTGCATAGTACTGTAGGACCACGGTCATATCTTATAAAGATGACGTCTGGTAGAATTCTAAAGCAGCTAACACAccatcgcaccgcaccaaggtcattgagggacgcacccataagtaagaggaagaaagcgatatcgctttctccctcttacttatgggtgcgtcctaCAAtgtccttggtgcggtgcggtagtgtgttagctacttaagaCGTAACCGCCGACAGCTGATCGATGACTCACCACAGCGCTCAGACCAACCTGCAGTATGTTTTAAttatgacgatataaatatcACTACGCCCTGTGCGCCGCAGCCTCCCATCAGCTCCCGGGGTCCAAGTCCAAACCaagaacaaataaataatactaattaTTATGTTACTCGCTTTGGCAGGATGGTGAGACCTCCTGATCGGTGGACCTACCCTGTACCTGAACCTCGTCGCAATTAGATTAAGTATTACCTACTCAGAGGTAAACAATTAAATTGTGTTCGCATGATAAACATAAAATTCTAGTGATGTACTTTACTTATAATTAAATTAGAAAGCAGTctgattacttaaaatttgaatgtgataaaaatgtattaataataaaataataataatatttaagtagcgAATGTTAGAATGAATTAAAATGTAGATGGATACCTACACTTGTATGTGTAAGTTTATATCTcatcttgtaaaatataaatatatatatatatattaatatacAAGTTACAATATAcatctatgtacctatatatataatcaatttaattaaggAATCATTTAACTAAAGGAAAGAGAATGTATGAAtaacgaaaatagaaataaaacacCTATGTAATTTCCATGTCCTAAAGTAACGTCAAGCATGTcctaggtaataaataaattgttatttttttttgttttctttcaaAGGGGAGTTGTCAGTATATGTGGGTAGATTGAAATGTAGGGTA is drawn from Cydia fagiglandana chromosome 4, ilCydFagi1.1, whole genome shotgun sequence and contains these coding sequences:
- the LOC134663924 gene encoding uncharacterized protein LOC134663924, with the protein product MESVLHPPLPFKFENNLVNVTSGNLCKEWEKWKKAFLIYYEACEIAKKPQKVQINILLHVIGDKCREVYDQFTEESKTVDELLKKFDGFFEPKKNLAVERHKFFTRNQQEFESIEQYVFELNVMAAKCDFKDLCSDLVRDRLICGIQETTLRERLLRESDLTLQKAIEICRLAEISRAQAGHIKQENVEHHVHEIKNKQTIATECQGQPSCCYRQEREETEDKAVNAVSANGRGRRRGSWRGGRPGQAHHAAPGHDNQPAARGRWQRSSQPKRTGGHSCSRCGSTHRRFQCPAYGQLCDRCHGRNHYSRMCRVYEIRGESTDEDGETS